The genomic DNA tccttttatgagagcataacctatttgtactacttgtagacgtttggtatcatttcgggcattattagtggggtaatttacgagatacaaacgtgggtccattagcccattcagctgataacgctactctagctaactctcccaatgttcgacccaggtgaaaaaagcttctggggggttgtttggctcgaggtaatggtgcaaaggacccttgggtgaattactccgaaccatcactttaactgtcGTCAATACAGTGAGCTCTCACGTCTGGCCTTTACTGCTGCTGCAGGTCTAAGTTGTAGTGCTAGGGTTTTTGGTAAGATGAAACAGACTATTATTGTACCTTAAAATTCATGTTTGACCATTACCTGTCCTCATCTTTAGTAATGAACACTAACGTCTGTCAAATGTGACCCCACCATGCTATATCTCATACAATCTTTTGCAAATTCAAAAATCATATCTAGTTTATTAAAATATCTACATTTACTGTCACCAAATTTAAGgtatccaaaatgaaaaaaataaacattccaGACACAATACGTTTTGACTAGTACTTATTACGGATATCCACAGTTGGCAAAAATGCTTCTAtggttatttaaaatgtaattacagaaaAGATAGGAGTGTGGTtcaattaaatgttaaaacagcTTGCCATACACCACAATACGCATCCAAGGGCTGAAACTCTAACAAAAGgcctgtagctagctaaaaacATTAGATATAAATGCATAAAATAATCATTTGACATATGTCAAATGATTATTTTAGCAACCTATGTCTACCAGAAGACAAGTTAGCTGttagtaagctaatgttagctatgtGATAGCAAGCTAAGTCACTTGCAAACTTCACACTGCATAGCTTCGATTTTATCCACTTTCCACTAGGACACAAATTGCACAAAGTCAAAATAACGTAACGTAGCGTTAGGCATAGTGAGTGTCTCAAAGTTGTTATATTCTTTCTGCTGACGCCTCGCGTCTTATTGCCTGTATTTTTTTGGTTCAGCAGCTTATAAATACATGGTTAAATTGTGGGTTATTTGCCCTGTTGTTAGTGAATCCCACCACATAGCAGTTTATaggttttctgttgtttgctagcagacggaATTTAGGCACCTTCCTtcacgtaacgttagctaaccacCGATTTTACATGTCGGAGTTGATTTTGAGTCACAGAAAAAGCAtttatctgaaaaaaaaaaacagacaaactcaCCGCTCTTTTAAAGACATTTCAAAACTCCGCAGTCTTCTGTCCAGCATAAAACTTTATATATAATACCCGGACATTAACAGATATTTCAGCTCTAACTTCAGACGTTCACCTAAAAATGGCAGCCGGAAGCGATGTCTCCCGATtactaacatttttattttatcacaacATTTTTATCAGGCGCATTTATATATAAAACTTACTTTCcactattttatattttcatatatAACAAGTTAATGTGTCTTGTCTGTACAAAACAAGCAAGAAGATATGTAATTTCTAGTTGCATTTACAACAGTCTCAACTTGGGAAATGAGTAGCCTAATGAATCTTTTTGTTGTCCAATAGACACAATATTTTTCATCCCAGCTGAATAAAAGAGTTTTTGAGGAATCTgggtgtttatttaaaaaaagaagaagaaagaagcaGATTGTGGACacagttttgttttcaaatgttgcCTTGTAGGCTATTTatctttcaaaaagaaaacagtTTAATGAGTTTTTATATTAGGCTGCAGATAATATGACAGTCctattaaatgttatttatccATTTATGTATCTGAGGTAGCGTTGGCCAAGTATAATCCCTGTAAATAGAGATAAACTAAAATATTACTTTGTCCACCACATTTAACGTTGGAAGTGGTAAGACGTGGAATTAAATAACTGAAATAGTGTCAATATCACTTGATGAGCCATCCATATGCATAACCAAACTTTTTCCAGACAGGTTATTTGTTCAGATAGATAGGCTACTTATCCACATGGGGATAACATTAGGTCATTGCAGTAATAAAAGTAATAGGCTTCAGCCCCCTGTGACCCTGAAGAGGAAAAATATTTATatggaaaatgaatgaatgattctaCAGATATGACAGCAGATAAAGCTGCCCATCAATGGCACATTTGACAGTGAGGGAAAAATCCAGGATGCTCAATTTTGAGAAGTATTTTACATATGTATTCTACTGTGATATATTCCACTTATAAGCATTTGCATATGTTTGTTTTGGTGAGAAACTATGCCTGAACAGATGTAGTTTAGTTGTTCGAATTGCAATGGGCTGAATGGTATAATCATGAGAAAACATGTGGTCTGAAATAGGCCTACCAGCATATGTTTGATCAGGTCAAAGGAGAGAAAATATTCAGGCTTACCATTCAGCCATCAAAAGCACGTTTTCTCACAAGTtgagcagtaaaaaaaaaaaaaaaaaaatcagtagcTCAACTTTGCTGCCTGtgatgtttgagaaaaaaacccaCTGTAATCTGTAGATACCTTTCTGtgtgtcttaaaatgtaatggTTAAATTGCTTCCAGACCAACATCTCATAGGTGAAAGAAGACCTGGCTCATGAAGGCTGTTGCCGCCCTCTCAAAAATCTTATTTTTGGCCTTGAGCACTGATCACTTAATTTTTCATTCACACCTCTGACTATATGTCTAAGTATTACTGTAGAAGGAGTGCAAAGCTATGGCAGCCGAGACAGAAAAAATAATGTCCAACGTCATTAAATACCACAGTAAGTACACAGGATTTCTTTATTTCCCAGGACCCAATTCTGTCCATTCTCAAAGGCTGATTGAAGGATCACTTAAGAAAAAAGTTATTACAAAGCCAGAAAGCGCAAGCTTAGACCAGACAATGGGGGGACTTGACTGTCCAATACAGTTCAACACAAAGGTTAAACCTCAAATACCATTTCATAATTGTATGATGAATATAGTGGTAATAAATCTTAGATATAGTATGGTTGTTGATGTGAACATTACAGTGCTTTAGACATTTCACATTGAAACATAATTTGGCACAGGACTGTAGTTTTCAACAACTCAAGCAATGGATCTAATTTTACACTTTGTTTTGGATCATTTTAACACTCCTTACTTTTGTGTTAACAATAATTCACTTAGACTGGTTAGACTTGTGAGTTTTCATTTGTGTCACCGACTTTGCCTTCATAAATAATGGCTCTTTTCCTCACTTATTAGGTTGTGTAAATAATATCATCAGTCTTTCTTTAAGTTACATGGCTGTGAAAGCATGTATGGGAATGTGTATAGCTGGCCTACAGGGCAGTAGCACAGCAGCTgtaatataggctactgtagTTCATAATGGGAATCTGGGAATCTATGTAATTTTATGTTATGAAATATGATACATTGTAAACTAGATCCAAATTGACCAAATACAATTTAATTTCCACTTACAGATTAATGCAATTACCATTaatatagtcttgcattgccagacctatctccccAGCGTTacggagaaaggtctggctagtccacacagtgtTCCGGGATTGtagaaaaacttgctctggtttattggcatttctttaaaccaatcacaattgtcttgggcagtTCTAAGCGGACGCAGGTACaatgcctctgcaaaacagcctcgggaaggaacccCACCCTGCTATTGTATTGAGCAATCTGTTCTTGCCCCATTATCGCCCTGGGATACATGGTAACCTATGTCGGATTGCAGGGACCCATGGTcgggatggataagcacataagaagctgggtccaaaCTAGTTTAATGTTAGCCAGACAGATtttgttttgagtggatggaggaatgaaggggtgccATCAATTCAAGATTGGGTTTGTGAGATAGGGTGGTGGCGTTTGAAAAACTGCCATATAAACGTTTTtccagattggatgtctacattagaaaatggggaaagtacctTAGCTTTCTGGATGGCTCCTAATAAGCTTTGTGCTGGAGTGAGACatgtatgatgggcttatggttttgtcatttatacatatgtttatttgatgtatggtttattgtctattttgttattattttgttgtatggtctagctcggaggatgtttcccaaattgaccggagtttagaatgccaacacaaagaaagcggaagatgagggacatccggcagaacatccggcggcaccggaacgATCACGTaaatgaaacgttgtcgatatagactatcaataatataataatatatttatgtaaCACTCACTGTGGACAATTTTCTGCTATttctttttatactttaagtacattttgataattgtgcttatatatatttttactttagttacattttcaatgcaaaaCCTTTATTTGCATTGGAGTAGGCCCTACTTTTTATTGTTATCTTTAATTAGGTAAAGGATATGACTACCTCCTCCAACACTGATACAGTAGTACAACCAGTTAGAGAGAATATTACACATTCTGCTTAGAGAAGGTGTCTTGCTAGACGTCATCATTTAATAAACGTGAGGCACAATCTGTAGGGCCATTAGACTGATAGATAAAGAGAATAACACTATCTTCATTGGTCAGTGTTTGATCTGGAGTGTACAGTGTTCCTTAAAACTACTATTTCATAAGAGTCCAGAGTCGTCCGTCTATTTATTTTAAGCCTGAGTCGCAGAGGTCTGTCAACAATGTatcactccataacattttagattGGGCACACTCTGGTAATTCTTGGCAACAATTATTTTCTTATCtatattacattgtttaaataaaaacatagacaTAGTCCAGGATATTAATCTgctcacatattattattacaaatgtTTTAGTGCCACTGTGTGCGGTAGAGCTGCATTCACTCACTGCTATGCCCAGACAAGATAAGGAGTGAAGGCTATAAACAAAATGTCCAAAGTATTTTCTCACAAGTCCAACCGCATTTCTTGGAGAGCTTTTCACAGCAAGCATGTCCGTAATAAAGCCAAAGATAataagaggagggagagagaaactgCGAAAACAGCCGGTTAGATAATTTGGTTTGGAGATATTCAATTTTCTGAAGATCCACCCAGGACATACTTTGTATGAGCGATTTAGCCATGTGGGATCAAGAGTGTTAagcaaagacattttttttatatttctaaaCTCCCTGATAAATGGCATCCATGGTTTTCTGGTGCATTAGTGAAGGATTCATATCAGCTGTTTTCACAGCTGTTCTTCTCGAAGCCTTGGTTTAGTGAAACTCACTTTATCCAAAATCAGAGtgtattgtaggtgattttagaGCTGCAGGGAAGCACCAAACCAGTACCAGCATGGTCATGTAGCATAGAAATGAAGAACATGCatcaacaaatatatatactgtacagcaGCTGTTCAATGGCAGACTTTACAAAGTACAAAGCCATACAATCAAGAAACACATAATTACAACATAAGGAATAATACAGGATTATTAGCAGTTAAATAAACTAAATCAAATCCTATCATTTCCTATCTGCCTTCCTAACCTCAACAGGGTTAGTCTGAGATAGTTCTTAGATAGTCCTTTAATAGTACAATGGCTTGATGGCAAAATCACATTTATCTTCACTCTTGTGCAGAGATCATGGGAACCCAAATAGAGGCAAGCATGAGCGTTCATTCTTGACCCTGTTAAAaagttatttcacaaaaaaaatacataactcAATGTCCACTTTCTTTTTCCGAAGCTTTTGactatatcatcatcatcatctgaaGTTTGCTCCATTGCCGTGTTATTTGTTTGTAAAACAGGTAAATATCTCGAACGTGGACTTTGAGTTGGGATTGTTTTGTGAAAGTTTGTATATTAGTTTGCATGTCAACAGATCTATCTCCATGACATCTGAACTCCATCCACTGATAAAACCTGTGTGATACAGTTGAAAGCTCTGTAAAAATCTAATAAGTGGACCATAAATTGAGATTGTACCTAAGGTTTGCTTTTATTTAGCTCTATTAAGTCATGGAAACAGCTatacactcagttgccagtttattaccCAGCTAAAACTACTGATCGGGATAGATGATATTCATGATTAATGTTAAGTGAAATTACACAACGATGTTGCTCAGGTGAAGCATACAACAGTAGAAAAAGATGCATCACATGCAAGTTGACGCCCCTGATGAAGGTGGCAGCAAGATGGCAGGTTATAACACTCTAGACTCTTTTCAATGAGGATCTGAGCCAGTTAATTCCTTACATCCTTACTGGATCTACTCTGTCAAACACTACTAATTTCTGCAAAGATTAAAACTGACAGATTTCCTGCAtctgatgtaaaaaaaataaacaggtACAAAGTGTATCAAAAGTTCCCTCAACAAGGCAAAGAGACCCcacaaaatatgttttactgTAGCAGTAATGAGGTACAGTATATGCACTGGAGCAGTGAAACTGGTGTTCTTTCTAAAAAGCTGATCTCACTTCTTCCATTAATAAAATGTGCCCTTTGTGTATTCCACTTCCAactaaattcattaaaaatacaGATCAGGCCATTCAGATTAATACTGACATTATAGGAACTGTACTGTACTGATTTCCAAAAGGGGACTCGCACTACTTGACATTACATTAATACTGTTGTTCATGGCTGCTGGTGAGGAGGTgtcatttttataaaatatgcAATCAAATAAAACTGGAAATAAGTCCAGCGTATCAAAATGGTGGATGTTGGTTAAACTAGTGAAACCATGCACTGTGGTGAAAAAGTTAATGTTTTTCTACCCGCCATGATAAATTTTTTAACTAAAAGAGCAACATTTCAGTGGGTACGATCATACTTTGAATTCCCAGACATATCCACATTTTGCCTTTTGttattcaaaaatgtttcaCAGAGAAAACACTCCCATATGATTCATGTCTTTGAACTTAAAACAAATCCATCCATAGTCTCTGAATTCCACTGGTGGTAAGTAGTCTTTCTCCTTAAGCCAAGTAGGCTTTTGCAATACGGTCCCCGTTAGCTTCATAGTCATTCTGTCAAATAATAAATCAATCTCAAATGTACTGAATTCCTCCATGGTTGCAACCCCATCAACCTTGAGCATCTGGTTCTGATGTGCGCTTCCTgaatacagcacacacaaaaacatccaTTGCTTACAGCATATCGGTATTTGAAAATATAAGGACCCAATTACCCCACAAGAATCTCAAGTTATCTTGTTGTGTTTTCACAATTGCAAAAGTCACACCCATGCCACCTGCCAAACCCAATACGGTAGACTTTGGAGTTCCAATAAAGGTTTTGTGAAGTAGAGATAGCTGCTACAAGTTTGAGCATGGGCTAATTTGTTTCATACAATGTCAAAGACAGTTAAAGTGAGTCTGATGGTGTctatattgtttatttaactGGACAGTGGTCTTAGTTAGGCACTAAAATTGCTGTTGATGGGCTATGGATTGAATTGTAGCGCCCCCAcctgtttaactgttttttgaCCACAAtgcaacattttacatttacttttacttttatcatCACTAATAATATTACTACTTTTCTAGAAAGGATCTTGATGTTTGCAAACCAGTAATTCTTGTTTGGCtgtagatttatttttatttgatgctATTTACATCTTAGCTTATGTTGCTATTGTTTTATATGTTATTTTTAATGTTCCATTTCTCAATGTTACAGTGTTTTGAACTGCAGAGATGTATTTAAAGAGAAATTTCCATTACGTTGTAGTAAAAGATATTGTATTGTGTTAAGAGAGGGAGTTCTACCCGTCTTCATATCCAGGGCCCCCATATCTGCCATAGacactgtttttctttctttctaggTATGCCAGCTGAGGATGATTTTACTGTTTGATATGATGCACTGCAGATATACAGTGTGTGGGACCAGACCCTGATTCGGCTGATATCCACTACAAGAGACAATAGGCCTTTTGTCAgcacagacattttgacatgtcatagcaggaaaagcacagatgtTATTAATAACCTCAATAAAGGTTGCACTTATGTTGTGTATTCTATCTCCAGGGCCCTGTTATTGTGCTGACTAATAGATagctttattaataaaaacagaGCCATCATTATTTATATCAGTTACACCTGTGTTTCCCCTACTGTGACACGTTAAAAcatctgctgtaaaaaaaagtcaatagcAGCAACTTAACTGGTTTTCTTCCTCACTAATGTATGAAAGAGGTCTCTTCCACTATCAAGCATAGATGCTACTCTTGTAATGAATTTCAAGTACTGTCCTGATGTCAGAAAACAATGTAGCAACACTAATGTAGAATCTGAGTCTATTGAACATGTATTAACTTtcataaattattttaaagattaCCAGTTTTTGTTATAAATTCTTAAAAGacttgacttttttgacttgaTTTGTTTGCTGTGTCTTGATTTCTCACCATCTAAGCCACTATTCTGTACCATCTAAGAATATTTAGAAACCTGTATGAGGTGTTTCATGCCACAGTATCCTTTCTATCCTGGTACTCCAGGTAGCATATCTGGGTTTTTCAAAACCAATAAGGCCTTATCCAGATCCCACAAGAAGCAGTTTAAATGCACAAAACATAACCAGGATATACCCAAAGTActtttgtgcatgtaaacacactaaatgttattagtaacacctatTATTTATACTATGACAAGTTAAAATATCTGCTGTAAAGAAAAGAATGCATACCAGTCTGGCACaaccttttattttatatttttgtcccCTTGTTTGTTTCTATAACTTTACCATTTAGGCTACTTATTAATTTGATTAATAACATATCTTACACATATCCAATATAACAATACTGCATTGTTGAATACTTTTTTTACTCTACAAATGTTGTTACaaatgaaactacccaacagtacaTACAAGTACATctgattagtcgattaatcaattagttgattgacaggaAATTAATTGGCAACTAGTTTGATAATCgtttcagtttatttttcaTGTAAAACATTTCAGGATTTGCTGGTtttgctttttaattattttaattatttgtatgtaCTATTTTGTACTATTGGACAAAATAACGATTGTGAAGGTGTCACTTTGGACTCTGGGTAATGGTGACGGCATTTCTCACTATTTTCTGAATTTTTACAAACCAAACAATCGattattggaaaaaaaaagtaataagcAGATGAATCCATACTGAAAAGAATCATTAGTTGCCGTAATAACAATTTGCTCCTCCTCAACCAATTATAACAGTAAAATCCTGTTTTTACATTAGTGGGTAAGTAGGTAATAAGTGAATGATgtaattttacttgtaataggctattttaagtacattttcctgattaaACTTAGATAGTTTTACATACGTatacccatggatgtattaagagaaccaaCTTGTTGTTATCAGAATAGGCCTACTTCCTCTATCAGTGTCTACAACGCTCCTGTCTTTGGTCGGTCCAGCACCATGTCCAGCAccttaatatacagtctatggtccagCACTGCGGTGCTGCATCGCCACCTGGTGGTCAGATGTGGTAACTGCTCTGTGTGCATGAGAACAGTTGAAGATGGCGACTGGAGTCCTTCACAGAGTCAGCGGTGCCCTGGGTCGGGCTAAAAGCAGGGCCCAGTCGGCCGGACAGCTCGTCGTGTGGAGCAGGTTTGGGCAGACTTCAGTGTACATGTTCAGTAATCATCTCTGTAGTGTTTGCAGTCAGCTGTTGTGTCATTTCTTTAGTAGGTTTCTGTGGTGGCGACGATGAGCTTGGGCAAGCTAGCCCCAGTAACGTTAGCCTCAGTGGCCTTCAGCTTTAACTCACATGCAAGCTAACTACACCTTGAAATAGTTTATTCCTGGATATTTAAGATTAAAGCTGCGTGTATTTGCAGGTAGAGGTGAAAGAATACAAGTTTCTGTCATCTTTTGTTAGTGAGCATCTCGAACGCTCAAGGTCAGTTTGGTAGTTACCCCTTTCCCCCGGGGATCTATAAAGTCTTATCTTAACCTATAATATTTTGTTGATTAACGTTGTATTTTGTAGTATTATTCAGAATCTGCAaactaactagtaactaaaggtATCAAATAGATTTAGccgagtaaaaagtacaatatttgcctctgaactGTAGCACAATTATAATGTAtcagaaaaaattaaaatacctcacaattgtacttaagtagagtactTGAGTACATGTACTTGTGTAGTTACTGTCCACCACTGACCGTTAGATACTGTGACCTGCTGTATCACACTGTGTATACTATATGGATCAGAGGTACTGACATTCAAAGCCCAGTCTGTATTTTGACTGAAGTATTCATGTAAAATCTTTCTTTACAACAGCTCAGCTATAAAcctgaaattaagtgtttttatattttctatcAATGAAGCATGTCGCTCATATAAAGATGATCTGTTTATGTGAGTGTAAATCTAACATCTAGTAATATATCAAAATAGGTGATTGGGAAGCCAGTCTTGCTATAGATATATCATAGTGGTTCATACAATAATTTCTCATCCATCCAATTGTATCATGACTCATCTGTGTTTGCAGGGGATTTGCAACATCAAGCAGCAGAAACGGACAGGACAGCTGGTTTAAGTCACTGTTTGTGAGGAAAGTTGATCCCAGGAAAGATACACATGCCAACCTCCTGACCAAAAATGAGGAAAGTAACCTGTACAAAATTCAGTGTAAGTTCACGTCACAGTATTTGTAGTTAAAAATAAACCATTTATCCTGAAGTCATGATCAGATCGTTCTTAAGTATGACTCTCTTTTCCAGTCCATAATGTCAAGCCGGAGTGCCTGGATGCGTACAACAAACTCTGGTGAGTGTTACTTCTTATTACTGTCTATGCTGCATGCCGTATGCATGCTTAGCTCGTACTTAAGCAAAAGTAGtgacagtagtagtagtagaagaagaagaagaagacgacgactttatttttttttgtctatttttgtGACGTGATTGACACACTGGCATGACTTCAGTCCTTCACAGACCAACCTTGCTCATACCTAAGATGACTGGAAGCGGTCTATTTGTAGTTGGGGACTAATTTTGGACTTGTAACATTAGACAGAATACATGTGACCAGAAAAACTTAATTGTTATTCAAATATTGTTGTTTGAAAGTGGATTTGAATTTGAATCGAGATTTAAGTGAAGTGCACCTGTGGTTATAGTGTATTTCAGTGTTTGGTTGGTGTTTCTCGTTCATCACAGTGAGGATGTTTTGCCCTCCATCCATGCTGATAAGTACTATCCGTGTGAGCTGGTGGGCACTTGGAATACCTGGTATGGCGAACAAGACCAGGCTGGTAGGATTACTAATTTCAACACACAGATCTCGACAGTGTGATAGGTCTTTGCTCTGCACAGTTTGCAAATCAGCAGGCATGTTACTGCATATCTATACGCATGCACGTACTATGTAAATATCCTgtcaaggctttttttttttttttaaacctagaGAATAGGGGTGCAAGATTCAGAATGTGTCACGATTCGATATCTATTTTTatgctcaagattcgattcaaaatcgattttcgattcaaaaacgattctcgattcaaaaaaacgattcacagttgtaaatgtagttacttttcccatgtgattgcagcagacatacaattaaaaaaaaaaaaaaaatgcccacCCCTACTAGAGAAGCTATAGTACTACCTCATATGGGCATTCCTGTTTCCAGGTTCATGATTTCTTATACTTCTCATTCCACATCTACATTGTGTTGCTTTAGTTGTTGCTGAATTATTGGCTCGATAGTATTTAAACAAACAGAATAAACCATTAAGTCatatattcataaaaaaatattctgtCATTACCTAATATGACTAAAACACttctttgtttaaataattatttgttGTCTTACCAGCTAATAATCTTCAGTTATCAGGATGCAGTTTATTAACttgtaaaaaactgaaaaatacgTCATTTTCACAAAGATGTGAACAGTTCAGGAAACTCCTGCTCTGTATTGATTCAACCCTCTCACAAAGTGAGAAGAATTATGTCAAAGGTTATACGTTTTAGGGCTGGaggaatgtttttttatattatttatatcagTTAGGGgcagcagtagctcagtccataGGGACATGGCTTGGGAACCAAATCCCTATGGACCAAGTACGGactgtggactggtagctggagaggtgccagttcaccacCTGGGCActgctgaggtgcccttgagcaagcaccaaacccccaactgctcaagGCGCCTGTTCGTggggcagccccctcactctgacatctccccattagtgcatgtataggtcctgtttgtgtgtgtgtattttgggcCTGTACGTAATGTGTACAACAACAgagtgtaaaaatgtatttcctcTTAGGGATCATTAAaagtatgtcttcttcttttagTTAACATTTCTGTGTTTTGTGCAATTTTGCATCTATGATATATTTGTTTCCTACTTCCCAGTTCATCTGTGGCGTTACAGAGGTGGATACCCAGCTCTAACAGAGGTGATGAACAAGCTCAAGCAGAACCAGGTAAAGACTCCTTCAGATGCATTATTTGTGTCCCCCATGTTTAGTGCTTTAGAAGTGTGCTAAAAACAGAGTATAGCCATCAGTCAAAGTAAAGCTTATTGATTGGTGTCCGTCCATTGGCAGGAGTTCACAGCGTACAGGAAGGAGCGGGGTAAGATGCTGATGTCTCGCAGAAACCAGCTTCTGCTGGAGTTCAGCTTCTGGAACGAGCCCGTTCCCCGAGAGGGCCCCAACATCTACGAGCTCAGGTCCTACCAGCTCAGGGTGGGTAACAAGCCAGAGAGTTTATCTCCTCATTAGCCATGctatagatgtgtgtgtgagagatggaGTGAGTTTGAAAGTGCACCAACAATCCAAACATTTATCAAACTTAGAAGCAAACTAAACGGCTTATATTGCGCTCTTTCTTTTCAAGTCGAGTCCAGTTCATCTTATTTATGTGGCCCAAAGTCACATAACAGTTGCCTAAAATGACTTTACAATCTATACAGCTTACAACACCATCAGGCAGAGGAACAGATGAGTCACACACATGTAATACAGTGGCTGTTATGTGTACAGAgtagacagaaaataaaaccataGTATTTATTAAACACTGCCAAGATTGCTTtttagcaacaaaaaaaaacaactttgtttTGAACAGGTTCCCAGCCCAGAACCAACATTTTTTCATTATGATATACATGACTGAGCTAATAACCAGTATGTTTTGTAAATTTTTGTCCAAGGAAAGTTGACTGATCACTCACCCTTTTAGCATCATCACAACTCATCGCCACTAGAAGCTACCCCAGTGCATATAAAGTATTATTTTGCTAGCTCCTCTGCAGCGGCTTAGGCTTCAGGAGAAAGCGACAGCATTGCTCTTTCACTTGTCCTCTGTCATGTTTTCCCGTTTAAACTGATGACATGCCATGCTTTGTTTCTCGGACCTCTAAATTACCTCCGCCACAATGACCCCTGTGTCTTGAGCATTCAAGATGAGAGTGGTGCTCAAACAGTCCCTATTAACAACATAAACCACTTATATCTACTTATCGACACTCAGGTGACATAGTTAATCTCAATGG from Perca fluviatilis chromosome 2, GENO_Pfluv_1.0, whole genome shotgun sequence includes the following:
- the LOC120575056 gene encoding protein NipSnap homolog 2-like; its protein translation is MATGVLHRVSGALGRAKSRAQSAGQLVVWSRGFATSSSRNGQDSWFKSLFVRKVDPRKDTHANLLTKNEESNLYKIQFHNVKPECLDAYNKLCEDVLPSIHADKYYPCELVGTWNTWYGEQDQAVHLWRYRGGYPALTEVMNKLKQNQEFTAYRKERGKMLMSRRNQLLLEFSFWNEPVPREGPNIYELRSYQLRPGTMIEWGNYWARAIGYRQHNREAVGGFFSQIGNLYMVHHLWAYKDLQSREDTRNGAWQQEGWDEVVYYTVPLIQHMDSRIMIPTKASPLK